One Triticum urartu cultivar G1812 unplaced genomic scaffold, Tu2.1 TuUngrouped_contig_4350, whole genome shotgun sequence DNA segment encodes these proteins:
- the LOC125527696 gene encoding serine/threonine-protein phosphatase 4 regulatory subunit 3B-like, translating into MPGKKNAEPAPAAVPPQPAPMPPVKVFRLNDGGGWDDYGAGRVTIDHLEGSTSEKEIVLAVIDVENKETMLLHLITPDDIYRRRQGTFISWFDPETGLSISLSFLDAAACSDVWDTICQVQRKLRPDGW; encoded by the exons ATGCCCGGGAAGAAGAACGCGGAGCCGGCGCCCGCCGCCGTCCCGCCCCAGCCCGCGCCGATGCCG CCTGTGAAGGTGTTCAGGTTGAACGATGGCGGCGGGTGGGACGACTACGGCGCCGGCCGTGTCACCATCGACCACCTCGAG GGATCGACATCGGAGAAGGAGATCGTTCTGGCTGTCATAGACGTGGAGAACAAGGAGACGATGCTTTTGCATCTCATCACCCCGGATGACATTTACAGGAGGCGCCAAG GGACGTTCATCTCGTGGTTCGATCCCGAGACCGGCTTGTCCATCTCCTTGAGCTTCCTAGACGCGGCGGCGTGCTCCGATGTGTG GGACACGATCTGCCAAGTGCAGAGAAAACTGAGGCCTGATGGTTGGTAG